GTTGTGGTATGTTAAGTGATTCTTACATTGGGCCTTTGTGGCAGAGGGCCATAGGATTTGTTAAACAGTTACTAAATGGTACTAAAGTATGGTGAGGAAGATTTTATTCAGGACCATCATGACAGGAATACGGATCACTGCAGTGGGATTTTTCAGGGGGAGAAAGACTGGGATCAGCTCCAAATACAGTACAGGCAAGCAGAATTTTCAGCCAAGGAGCAGGGAGGAGACGAGTGGATGGAAAATGATGAAGAGGAAGCTTCAGAGGTAAAGAAGATTCTAGCTAAACCAatctaacaggattcttgctgatgACAGGCCAGGGTGATTGGACACTCTGGGGGATATGAGGAGTGAGGAATGTGAGATATCGAGGGTAAGGGTTTctctaaactgacttagcagggtTCTTGTTACAACTAGATTTTACAAGGAAGTGCACAAATGGGCCTAGGAGAAGGTACTAGAGCCTGAATGAAGCTTGGCcaagcaaagaatctttgtcaCATCTTAAACACATAAAGCACAGCAGCTGGGGACATTGCCAAGTGATCATGAGAGCTCCTTGCTACTCCTCACCCCCGGCTGGTCCTCTCCCCTGTTGGTGACTCCTTGATCATCATGCTGCTTTGACCTGCACACAGCCCTTCGTTCCCCGGCCCCCCGTGGCAGCCTTGCCTCTTGCATGAATCTCCTTGCATCTCTCCTGTTCTGTGAAATGAAGCCAGAGGGACCGAATCTCACACTCTGTCTTCTGTTAGAAGAACaatgaggaggctgagggagcTCTGCTGACGTCAACTGTCCACACCAGATCGCTGTGATAATCATGCCCTGGATTTTGCTGCACACCCAATTTGTGCCAAGTCCCTGTGGGCCTTATCTTGAAGTGGGGGAGATGGAAGGCCTCAGACCACGCTGGGAGGGCTGTACACGGGCTGCAGTTGAGTTCTAGAGCCCAGGGAAGACAGATAGTTTGGATGGGGCATAATTGCATAGCATCTTCTCTCTTGCACACACACCCCTTtcttttactttacattttcacATTAGTACACTGAATATTTCACACATGAATTACAAATCCTCATGTTGCAAAGTACTGTGTTAGTGAAATAGGGAGGGTAATTTAATCCCAAGTATAGATGATGGATATGATATGCTATAGAAACTGAAATCCAGCAGGACTCTTAAGGATACGAGGAAGGAAGTGTTCCAGGCTACCACTGACATTGCGTCTTAGCCTAATGCACACACGGGAGCATACAAACTTTCAAGACTCTGTCAGCAAGGCCTGTCGGGGTGTGCAGTGGGCGTCCCACGGGATCCACGCCTTTCCACTGCCTCCTGGCAGAACAGCTGCCTCTTGTACTAGGGACTATTTTGTTGAGGCCCAGTTGCTTTGTGGACATCAGGTGGGACCTCAGAGGGGGTGCTGCTGAGCGGCTTGTGTCACCGAATCTGAAGGGAGCAGAGCTTGCCCAGTGACCGTGGTGTCTGCAGATGAACCTTGTGTCAGTACTGGCTGGGTGGGGAGCTGCCCCTGGCGAGCAGGGGCAGGGAAGTACGCCCACAGTTGTAAATCTCCTTCCAGTGCGCTTTGAATGAGGCAACAGTGGGAAATACCCAGCAGCCTGCAGGTTATTTCGGGAGCCTTTTGGACTTCGCAGACTGCAGCCCTTTGGGCTGAAGTGACATTCAAGCCGCTGAGTGTCTCCACCACAAGTCCCTTGTTTGG
This region of Rhinopithecus roxellana isolate Shanxi Qingling chromosome 17, ASM756505v1, whole genome shotgun sequence genomic DNA includes:
- the LOC104660584 gene encoding uncharacterized protein LOC104660584; translation: MGTQSREPHAGEAPDRDELTRPPGSGCEEPHQVPAQPNKGLVVETLSGLNVTSAQRAAVCEVQKAPEITCRLLGISHCCLIQSALEGDLQLWAYFPAPARQGQLPTQPVLTQGSSADTTVTGQALLPSDSVTQAAQQHPL